One window of Nocardia nova SH22a genomic DNA carries:
- a CDS encoding M1 family metallopeptidase, whose product MKTGKGGGVSAIDDYLPQNGNRGYRVSRYELDLVYKVAVNRLSGRATLTAVTTAVQPCYALDLSPALVVGKVFVNGDKPAKYAHSRGKLTVTPAQPIPAGGVLSIVVHYSGTPRPVRGPWGEVGWEELTDGMLVASQPNGAASWYPCDDHPSSKASYRISITTDSPYHAVANGILTERTVKASQTTWVYEQPEPMASYLATIQIGPYRSHRIDAGRGTKVPMTAVLPPRLRRRFDHDFARQPAMMAEFQRRFGPYPFHGYTVVVTDDELEIPVEAQGLSIFGANHCDGQRGAERLIAHELAHQWFGNSLTVRQWRDIWLHEGFACYAEWIWSQASGGPSTDQQARAARQNLARAPQDIVVGDPGPASMFDDRVYKRGALTLHALRLRLGDDAFFTLLRDWTARHRHGSVTTEDFTDLAGHYSPVSLRDLWDNWLYRTALPDLPQQGLGAVGS is encoded by the coding sequence GTGAAGACGGGCAAAGGTGGTGGCGTGAGCGCGATCGACGACTATCTGCCACAGAACGGCAATCGTGGCTATCGGGTGTCGCGCTACGAACTGGATCTGGTGTACAAGGTCGCGGTGAACCGGCTGTCGGGGCGGGCCACCCTCACCGCGGTCACCACCGCGGTCCAACCGTGCTACGCCCTGGATCTGTCACCGGCGCTGGTGGTGGGCAAGGTGTTCGTCAACGGCGACAAACCCGCCAAATACGCGCACTCGCGCGGGAAACTCACCGTCACTCCGGCCCAGCCGATCCCCGCCGGAGGAGTGCTGTCGATCGTCGTGCACTACAGCGGAACCCCGCGCCCGGTGCGCGGGCCGTGGGGTGAGGTCGGCTGGGAAGAGCTGACCGACGGCATGCTCGTGGCCAGCCAGCCCAACGGCGCCGCCTCCTGGTACCCGTGTGACGATCACCCCAGTTCCAAGGCCAGCTACCGTATCTCGATCACCACCGACTCGCCGTATCACGCGGTCGCCAACGGGATACTCACCGAACGGACCGTCAAGGCCAGCCAGACCACCTGGGTGTACGAACAGCCCGAACCGATGGCCAGCTATCTGGCGACCATCCAGATCGGGCCCTACCGTTCCCACCGCATCGACGCCGGGCGCGGGACGAAGGTGCCGATGACCGCGGTGCTACCACCGCGGCTGCGCCGCCGCTTCGACCACGACTTCGCCCGCCAACCGGCGATGATGGCCGAATTCCAGCGCCGCTTCGGGCCCTACCCGTTCCACGGGTACACCGTCGTGGTCACCGACGACGAACTCGAAATCCCGGTCGAGGCACAGGGATTGTCGATCTTCGGCGCCAACCACTGCGACGGGCAGCGCGGCGCCGAACGGCTCATCGCCCACGAACTGGCCCACCAGTGGTTCGGCAACAGCCTCACCGTGCGGCAGTGGCGCGACATCTGGCTGCACGAAGGGTTCGCCTGCTACGCCGAATGGATCTGGTCGCAGGCCAGCGGCGGGCCGAGCACCGACCAGCAGGCCCGCGCGGCCCGCCAGAACCTCGCCCGCGCACCCCAGGACATCGTCGTGGGCGACCCCGGCCCCGCCTCGATGTTCGACGACCGCGTCTACAAACGCGGCGCCCTGACCCTGCACGCGCTGCGGCTGCGCCTCGGTGACGACGCGTTCTTCACCCTGCTGCGCGACTGGACCGCCCGCCACCGCCACGGCAGCGTCACCACCGAGGATTTCACCGATCTGGCCGGACACTACAGCCCGGTCTCGCTGCGCGACCTGTGGGACAACTGGCTGTATCGCACCGCGCTGCCCGACCTCCCGCAGCAGGGCCTCGGCGCCGTCGGCAGCTGA
- a CDS encoding amino acid transporter, which produces MVKQAEEQHQRSWWQVMCLTGVDYFSTLGYQPGIAALAAGVLSPLATLVLVALTLLGALPVYRRVARESPHGGGSLAMFADILPRWTGKLFILVLLGFAATDFVITMTLSAADGAAHIVENPFVPHALHGHATAITLGLLALLAAIFLKGFAEAIRIAIALVGVYLALNLVVAIVGLWKVATASHLVVDWGHAMTAQHGSVFAMIGISLLVFPKLALGLSGFETGVAVMPQIKGGPGDTEERPERRIAGARTLLTTAALIMSGFLIVTSFITVVLIPEHEFESGGSANGRALAYLAHRYLGNGFGTVYDISTIAILWFAGASAMAGLLNLVPRYLPRYGMAPEWARATRPLVLVFAVIAFGITWYFDADVDAQGGAYATGVLVLITSAAVAVTLSAVRKRQRDKAIGFGVVAAVFVYTTIANIIERPEGVQLASLFIVAIIVVSFVSRARRAFELRAIEVEFDERAAWLIDKIAAAGTIRIVTHDLDDAHERAPDEYRQKETEQRVESHIPAKDPILFLEVIVKDASEFSTSLRVGAVELDCYKILSVEAAAVPNSIAAILLAIRDRTGMNPHVYFEWTEGNPILNLLKFLFVGEGEVAPVTREILRRAVADPHQRPHVHVDS; this is translated from the coding sequence ATGGTCAAACAGGCCGAGGAACAGCATCAGCGTTCCTGGTGGCAGGTGATGTGCCTGACCGGTGTCGACTATTTCTCGACCCTCGGCTATCAGCCCGGTATCGCGGCCCTGGCCGCCGGTGTGCTGTCGCCGCTGGCGACGCTGGTGCTGGTGGCCCTGACCTTGCTGGGCGCGCTGCCGGTCTACCGGCGGGTGGCGCGCGAATCCCCGCACGGCGGTGGGTCATTGGCGATGTTCGCCGACATCCTGCCGCGCTGGACGGGCAAACTGTTCATCCTGGTGCTGCTGGGATTCGCGGCCACCGACTTCGTCATCACGATGACCCTGTCGGCGGCCGACGGCGCCGCGCACATCGTGGAGAACCCGTTCGTCCCGCACGCGCTGCACGGCCACGCCACCGCCATCACGCTGGGACTGCTGGCGCTGCTGGCGGCGATCTTCCTCAAGGGGTTCGCCGAGGCCATCCGGATCGCGATCGCGCTGGTCGGGGTGTATCTGGCCCTGAATCTCGTGGTCGCGATCGTCGGGCTGTGGAAGGTGGCCACCGCCTCGCATCTGGTGGTCGATTGGGGGCATGCGATGACCGCCCAGCACGGCAGCGTGTTCGCGATGATCGGCATCTCGCTGCTGGTGTTCCCGAAACTCGCGCTGGGACTGTCGGGATTCGAGACCGGTGTCGCGGTGATGCCGCAGATCAAGGGCGGCCCCGGCGACACCGAGGAACGACCCGAGCGCCGTATCGCCGGTGCGCGCACGCTGCTCACCACCGCGGCGCTGATCATGAGCGGATTCCTGATCGTCACCAGCTTCATCACCGTCGTGCTCATTCCCGAGCACGAATTCGAGTCCGGCGGCTCCGCCAACGGCCGCGCCCTGGCCTATCTCGCGCACCGGTATCTGGGCAACGGCTTCGGCACCGTCTACGACATCTCCACCATCGCGATCCTGTGGTTCGCCGGGGCCTCGGCGATGGCCGGGCTGCTGAATCTGGTGCCGCGGTATCTGCCGCGCTACGGCATGGCGCCGGAGTGGGCGCGCGCGACCCGGCCGCTGGTGCTGGTGTTCGCGGTGATCGCCTTCGGGATCACCTGGTACTTCGATGCCGACGTCGACGCGCAGGGCGGCGCGTACGCCACCGGCGTGCTGGTGCTGATCACCTCGGCCGCGGTCGCGGTCACGCTGTCGGCGGTCCGGAAACGCCAGCGCGACAAGGCGATCGGGTTCGGTGTGGTGGCCGCGGTGTTCGTCTACACGACCATCGCCAATATCATCGAACGGCCCGAGGGCGTACAGCTGGCGTCGCTGTTCATCGTCGCGATCATCGTGGTGTCGTTCGTGTCGCGGGCGCGGCGCGCTTTCGAGCTGCGGGCGATCGAGGTCGAGTTCGACGAACGCGCCGCCTGGCTCATCGACAAGATCGCCGCCGCGGGCACCATCCGGATCGTCACCCACGACCTCGACGACGCGCACGAGCGCGCACCCGACGAATACCGGCAGAAGGAGACCGAACAGCGGGTCGAAAGCCATATTCCCGCCAAGGATCCCATCCTGTTTCTCGAGGTGATCGTCAAGGACGCCTCGGAATTCTCCACTTCCCTGCGCGTGGGCGCCGTCGAGCTCGACTGCTACAAGATCCTGTCGGTCGAGGCCGCCGCGGTGCCCAACTCGATCGCGGCCATCCTGCTCGCCATCCGCGACCGCACCGGCATGAACCCGCACGTGTATTTCGAATGGACCGAAGGCAATCCGATCCTGAACCTGCTGAAATTCCTGTTCGTCGGGGAGGGTGAGGTGGCGCCGGTGACCCGGGAGATCCTGCGTCGCGCCGTCGCCGATCCGCATCAGCGCCCGCACGTCCACGTCGACAGCTGA
- a CDS encoding type II toxin-antitoxin system Rv0910 family toxin yields the protein MSPFPGSDRIRAVRGGFQAGGALLSAVRKDPRIARDLVSGLIAARKQQPPVAPSPAAAPDDDHTPPAGLADFVKSARASRTIDAAPETVRAYLSDLGRLPEWFSMHAGWRGQAPGAVRPGLTFTQQAMVMGIPAELHWTVAAVEDAGFELRGEGPQGVRLGYWLTVTGSGEQSTVYFDAGLGGPPVEGPLGASVSRSLGEALEQSLAALPGAIAAAGPVRTAAQPILHTASGAEIDPRTPILVGVGQTTQRTPDPGYGDPASLAVTALRRAAADSGAGEQMLSRADAVFAVACTSWQYRDMAAVVAQRLGIEGVATAQSSPFGGDGGQLVVNEAAAAIAAGEYDMVLVTGAEAGATQAAAQRADVELSWPQQGPEVAPTRSIGIDKAANNDAETAAGLLAPINMYALLESANRHRLGRGREEHAAAVAQLWSRLSAVAAENEYAWQPEEFDAEQIASVGPDNRMVSTPYTKLECANLTVDMASGIVVCSAAAAQAAGIAQDKWIFIHAGASGHDEWFTSERAELAASPAIGTLGRAVLEHTGIGADDLTHVDLYACFPVAVQIAARELGLPIDDPARPLSVTGGLTFGGGPGNNYGGHAVATMVRRLRAQPGSYGLASSLGWYVTKHALGVYSSVPPAQPYRHLRPIIDNPPARPARSEYEGPAVVEAYTVPYGRDGKPEAAVVSLIEPKGARILVRSTDSELIEALTTDDLLGLPVTVTQGRIAVESRERTELPAPPAPPVLVERRGPVTIITLNRPQVRNAVNLATALGLERALDAFEADPTAQVAIITGAGGYFCAGMDLKAAARGETPMTERRGPLGITALPPVKPLIAAVEGPALAGGCELALAADLVVAAKDSTFGIPEVKRGLVAVGGGVLRLAQRLPRAVAMELALTGDPITADRAAALGLVNEVTESGNALTAALELAQRIAVNAPLSLAASKRIIDESPDWATDIAFTRQLEVSGPALASQDAGEGVRAFAEKRAPVWKGR from the coding sequence GTGTCGCCATTTCCGGGTTCGGACCGAATTCGCGCCGTTCGCGGCGGATTCCAGGCGGGTGGTGCGCTGCTGTCGGCAGTGCGCAAGGATCCCCGCATCGCACGAGATCTCGTCTCGGGACTGATCGCGGCCCGCAAGCAGCAGCCTCCCGTCGCCCCCTCGCCCGCCGCGGCGCCGGACGACGATCACACACCGCCCGCGGGCCTGGCCGACTTCGTCAAATCCGCGCGGGCCAGCCGCACGATCGACGCCGCACCGGAGACGGTGCGCGCGTATCTGTCGGATCTGGGCCGCCTGCCGGAATGGTTCAGCATGCACGCCGGGTGGCGCGGTCAGGCACCGGGTGCGGTGCGGCCGGGCCTGACCTTCACGCAGCAGGCGATGGTGATGGGCATTCCGGCCGAACTGCACTGGACGGTCGCCGCGGTCGAGGACGCGGGTTTCGAGTTGCGTGGCGAGGGTCCGCAGGGAGTGCGGCTGGGATATTGGCTTACGGTCACCGGATCCGGTGAGCAGTCGACGGTGTATTTCGATGCCGGACTGGGTGGCCCGCCGGTGGAGGGACCGCTGGGCGCGTCGGTGTCGCGCAGCCTCGGTGAAGCCCTCGAGCAGTCGCTGGCGGCCCTGCCCGGCGCGATCGCGGCGGCGGGACCGGTGCGCACCGCCGCGCAGCCGATCCTGCACACCGCCTCGGGCGCCGAGATCGACCCGCGCACACCGATTTTGGTCGGCGTCGGCCAGACCACGCAGCGCACTCCCGATCCCGGGTACGGGGATCCGGCATCGCTGGCGGTGACGGCGCTGCGGCGCGCGGCCGCCGATTCCGGTGCGGGGGAGCAGATGCTGAGCCGGGCGGACGCGGTGTTCGCGGTGGCGTGCACCTCGTGGCAGTACCGGGACATGGCCGCGGTGGTGGCGCAGCGCCTCGGGATCGAGGGGGTGGCGACCGCGCAGTCGAGCCCGTTCGGCGGTGACGGCGGGCAACTGGTCGTCAACGAGGCCGCGGCCGCGATCGCCGCGGGAGAGTACGACATGGTGCTGGTGACCGGCGCCGAGGCCGGTGCCACCCAGGCCGCCGCGCAGCGCGCGGATGTCGAGTTGTCGTGGCCGCAGCAGGGTCCGGAGGTGGCGCCGACCCGCTCGATCGGTATCGACAAGGCCGCCAACAACGATGCCGAGACCGCGGCGGGACTGCTCGCGCCGATCAACATGTACGCGCTGCTGGAGTCGGCGAACCGGCATCGTCTCGGCCGGGGCCGCGAGGAGCACGCCGCGGCGGTCGCGCAGTTGTGGTCGCGGCTGTCGGCGGTGGCGGCGGAGAACGAATATGCCTGGCAGCCCGAGGAATTCGACGCCGAGCAGATCGCGTCGGTGGGCCCGGACAACCGGATGGTGTCCACCCCGTACACGAAACTCGAGTGCGCGAACCTGACCGTGGACATGGCCAGCGGCATCGTGGTGTGCAGTGCGGCCGCCGCGCAGGCGGCCGGTATCGCGCAGGACAAGTGGATCTTCATCCACGCCGGCGCCTCCGGTCACGACGAATGGTTCACCAGCGAGCGCGCGGAACTGGCCGCCTCACCGGCCATCGGAACGCTGGGCCGCGCGGTGCTCGAGCACACCGGTATCGGCGCCGATGATCTCACCCACGTCGACCTGTACGCGTGTTTCCCGGTGGCGGTGCAGATCGCCGCGCGCGAGCTGGGTCTGCCCATCGACGATCCTGCCCGTCCGCTGTCGGTGACCGGCGGGCTGACCTTCGGCGGCGGGCCCGGCAACAACTACGGCGGTCATGCGGTGGCCACGATGGTGCGACGGTTGCGCGCGCAGCCGGGCAGCTACGGGCTGGCCAGCTCGCTGGGCTGGTACGTCACCAAGCACGCGCTGGGCGTGTATTCGTCGGTGCCGCCCGCACAGCCCTACCGGCATCTGCGGCCCATCATCGACAATCCGCCCGCGCGCCCGGCACGCAGCGAGTACGAAGGCCCGGCGGTGGTGGAGGCCTACACCGTGCCCTACGGCCGTGACGGGAAGCCGGAGGCCGCAGTGGTGAGTCTGATCGAACCGAAGGGCGCACGGATCCTGGTGCGCAGCACCGACTCCGAATTGATCGAGGCGCTGACCACCGACGATCTCCTGGGGCTGCCGGTGACCGTCACACAGGGCCGGATCGCGGTCGAGAGCCGGGAACGGACCGAACTCCCCGCCCCGCCCGCACCGCCGGTGCTGGTGGAGCGGCGGGGCCCGGTCACGATCATCACCCTGAACCGGCCGCAGGTCCGCAATGCGGTGAATCTGGCGACCGCACTCGGCCTGGAACGGGCGCTGGACGCCTTCGAAGCCGACCCGACGGCACAGGTCGCGATCATCACCGGCGCGGGCGGATATTTCTGCGCCGGAATGGATCTCAAGGCCGCCGCGCGCGGGGAGACGCCGATGACCGAGCGGCGCGGCCCGCTGGGCATCACCGCGCTACCTCCGGTGAAACCGCTCATCGCGGCGGTCGAAGGCCCGGCCCTGGCCGGTGGCTGCGAACTGGCGCTGGCCGCGGATCTCGTGGTGGCGGCGAAGGATTCGACCTTCGGCATCCCCGAGGTCAAACGCGGCCTGGTCGCGGTCGGCGGCGGAGTGCTGCGGCTGGCCCAACGACTGCCGCGTGCGGTGGCGATGGAACTGGCATTGACCGGCGATCCCATCACCGCCGACCGCGCTGCCGCCCTCGGCCTGGTCAACGAGGTCACCGAATCCGGTAACGCGCTGACCGCAGCGCTCGAGCTGGCACAGCGCATCGCGGTGAACGCGCCACTGAGTCTGGCGGCGAGCAAACGGATCATCGACGAATCCCCGGACTGGGCCACCGATATCGCCTTCACCCGCCAGCTCGAGGTATCGGGCCCGGCCCTGGCATCCCAGGACGCCGGTGAGGGCGTGCGCGCCTTCGCCGAGAAGCGTGCCCCGGTGTGGAAGGGGCGCTGA
- a CDS encoding Pls/PosA family non-ribosomal peptide synthetase yields the protein MASQAADLVSPLLRSGTAAPPRTLVDILADTAHAHPDAAALDDGGQVLTYRELLDEIDITVAELRAAGIGRGDRVGVRIPSGTARLYVTILAVLHAGAAYVPVDADDPDERAELVFGEAAVAAVAGADGITPAAGRSESGRDTTESALEADIRVVPGEDDDAWIIFTSGSTGTPKGVAVTHRNAAAFVDAEARLFLRETPIGPGDRVLAGLSVAFDASCEEMWLAWRHGACLVPAPRALVRSGMDLGPWLVRRGISIVSTVPTLAAMWPPEALDAVRLLIFGGEAVPPELAERLAGTGEREVWNTYGPTEATVVACAAQLTGEPPVRIGLPLDGWDLAVVDADGRPVAEGESGELVIGGVGLARYLDPAKDAEKYAPMPTLGWRRAYRSGDLVRNDSAGLIFLGRADDQVKVGGRRIELGELDAALQNLPGVTAAAAAVRTTAAGTPILIGYLSSSDENFDVAAARELLAGRLPAALVPRLAVLGELPVRTSGKVDRNALPWPLPGSDTDPRADLDGTEYWLAGLWNSVLGAEVSGPDADFFDLGGGSLSAAQLVTALRERVPRITVADLYDHPRLGALAELIDATAPAEETVERIVAPTPRRAQWFQVLASVPLTTLTGLQWLTWLGVITNIASRFGALPWMPGLSWWWALAGFVLFISPPGRMAICVAGARLLLHDLRPGTYPRGGSVHLRLWTAVRLAEAAGAENLSGAPWMVPFARALGAKIGHGVDLHTLPPVTGMLELGDGCSVEPEVDLAGYWIDGDLVHIGEIRIGPGAVIGSRSTLLPGAVIGRDAVVEPGSAVFGKVKAGQSWAGSPAVKIGPAEHRWPGTTPPRALSWVFVFGVTSMLLSALPVAALAAGGLLLAWWVRDETTLPGALGHAMAMLPVAALIVLVVFAAVTVVAIRILSIGLTEGYHPVRSRVGWQAWATERLTDSARTFLFPLYASLLTPIWLRLLGASVGKNVEASTVLLLPKFTKVADGAFLADDTMVAGYELGGGWMHIGGAKVGKRAFLGNSGMTAPGRRVPKNGLVAVLSAAPEKAKAGSSWLGSPPVRLRRTAGDSDTSRTFDPPLRLKLARALVETCRLIPVVLTFGIGLAVLFALAWLASGPGYWLAALCSGVVLLIAGAVAGALAVAAKWLIVGRIGAIEHPLWSSFVWRNEVCDAFVETVAAPWFARAATGTAVMNIWLRGLGAQIGRGVWCESYWLPEADLVSLGDGATVERGCVVQTHLFHDRIMSMDTVTLEPGATLGPHCVALPAARVGAGATVGPASLVMRGDTVPPSTRWQGNPIAPWQDSGHGGK from the coding sequence GTGGCATCGCAAGCGGCGGACCTCGTCTCGCCGCTGCTGCGTTCGGGCACAGCCGCGCCGCCGCGCACGCTGGTCGACATCCTCGCCGACACCGCGCACGCCCACCCCGACGCCGCCGCCCTCGACGACGGCGGTCAGGTGCTGACCTATCGCGAACTGCTCGACGAGATCGACATCACCGTCGCCGAACTGCGCGCCGCCGGAATCGGCCGCGGTGACCGGGTCGGCGTCCGGATCCCCTCGGGCACCGCGCGGCTGTATGTGACCATCCTCGCGGTCCTGCACGCCGGTGCCGCCTATGTGCCCGTGGACGCCGACGATCCCGACGAACGCGCCGAACTGGTCTTCGGTGAGGCCGCGGTCGCCGCCGTCGCGGGCGCGGACGGCATCACCCCCGCGGCGGGGCGGAGCGAATCGGGCCGGGACACAACCGAATCGGCGCTCGAGGCCGATATCCGCGTGGTTCCCGGTGAGGACGACGACGCGTGGATCATCTTCACCTCCGGCTCCACCGGCACCCCCAAGGGCGTCGCGGTCACCCATCGCAACGCGGCCGCCTTCGTCGATGCCGAAGCGCGACTGTTCCTGCGGGAGACGCCGATCGGGCCCGGCGACCGGGTGCTGGCCGGACTGTCGGTGGCCTTCGACGCCTCCTGTGAGGAGATGTGGCTGGCCTGGCGCCACGGCGCCTGCCTGGTCCCGGCGCCGCGCGCGCTGGTGCGCAGCGGAATGGACCTCGGGCCGTGGCTGGTGCGCCGCGGCATCAGCATCGTGTCCACCGTGCCGACGCTGGCCGCGATGTGGCCGCCGGAAGCGCTCGACGCGGTGCGGCTGCTGATCTTCGGCGGCGAGGCCGTCCCGCCGGAACTGGCCGAACGCCTGGCCGGTACCGGCGAACGCGAGGTGTGGAACACCTACGGCCCCACCGAGGCCACCGTCGTGGCGTGTGCGGCACAACTGACCGGCGAACCGCCCGTGCGCATCGGCCTGCCGCTGGACGGCTGGGATCTGGCCGTCGTCGACGCCGACGGGCGCCCGGTCGCCGAGGGCGAATCCGGAGAACTGGTCATCGGCGGCGTGGGCCTGGCCCGCTACCTCGATCCCGCCAAGGACGCCGAGAAGTACGCGCCCATGCCGACACTGGGCTGGCGGCGCGCCTACCGATCCGGTGACCTGGTGCGCAACGACTCCGCGGGCCTGATCTTCCTGGGCCGCGCCGACGATCAGGTCAAGGTCGGCGGGCGGCGGATCGAACTCGGCGAACTCGACGCGGCGCTGCAGAACCTGCCCGGAGTCACCGCGGCCGCCGCCGCGGTGCGCACCACCGCCGCGGGCACCCCGATCCTGATCGGCTACCTCTCCAGCAGCGACGAGAATTTCGACGTCGCGGCCGCCCGCGAACTGCTCGCCGGACGACTACCGGCGGCGCTGGTGCCGCGGCTGGCCGTGCTCGGCGAACTGCCCGTGCGCACCTCCGGGAAGGTCGACCGCAATGCCCTGCCGTGGCCGCTGCCCGGCAGCGACACCGATCCGCGCGCCGATCTCGACGGCACCGAGTATTGGCTTGCCGGACTGTGGAATTCGGTGCTGGGCGCGGAGGTCAGCGGGCCGGACGCGGACTTCTTCGACCTCGGCGGCGGATCGCTGTCGGCCGCGCAACTGGTCACCGCACTGCGCGAGCGGGTGCCTCGGATCACCGTCGCCGACCTGTACGACCATCCGCGGCTGGGCGCGCTGGCCGAACTCATCGACGCCACCGCCCCCGCCGAAGAGACCGTCGAGCGGATCGTGGCGCCCACACCGCGGCGCGCGCAATGGTTCCAGGTGCTGGCCTCGGTGCCGCTGACCACTCTCACCGGACTGCAATGGCTCACCTGGCTGGGCGTGATCACCAATATCGCCTCCCGCTTCGGCGCCCTGCCCTGGATGCCGGGGCTGTCGTGGTGGTGGGCGCTGGCCGGATTCGTCCTGTTCATCTCCCCGCCCGGCCGGATGGCGATCTGCGTGGCCGGTGCCCGCCTCCTGCTGCACGACCTGCGTCCGGGAACCTACCCGCGCGGTGGGTCGGTGCATCTGCGGCTGTGGACCGCGGTGCGACTGGCCGAGGCCGCCGGCGCGGAGAATCTGTCCGGGGCGCCGTGGATGGTGCCGTTCGCCCGCGCGCTCGGGGCCAAGATCGGTCACGGGGTCGATCTGCACACCCTGCCGCCGGTCACGGGCATGCTCGAACTCGGCGACGGGTGCAGTGTCGAACCGGAAGTGGATCTGGCCGGGTACTGGATCGACGGCGACCTCGTGCACATCGGCGAGATCCGCATCGGCCCCGGTGCGGTGATCGGGTCCCGTTCGACCCTGCTGCCCGGTGCGGTGATCGGCCGCGACGCCGTCGTCGAACCCGGTTCCGCGGTGTTCGGCAAGGTGAAGGCCGGTCAGTCGTGGGCCGGATCGCCCGCGGTGAAGATCGGGCCCGCCGAACATCGCTGGCCCGGCACCACCCCGCCGCGCGCCCTGTCGTGGGTGTTCGTGTTCGGTGTCACCTCGATGCTGCTGTCCGCGCTGCCGGTCGCCGCGCTGGCCGCCGGTGGTCTGCTGCTGGCCTGGTGGGTCCGCGACGAGACCACCCTGCCCGGCGCGCTCGGCCACGCCATGGCGATGCTGCCGGTCGCCGCGCTGATCGTGCTCGTGGTGTTCGCCGCGGTCACCGTCGTGGCCATCCGGATACTGTCGATCGGGCTCACCGAGGGCTACCACCCGGTGCGCAGCCGCGTCGGCTGGCAGGCCTGGGCCACCGAACGGCTCACCGACTCCGCGCGGACATTCCTGTTCCCGCTCTACGCGAGTTTGCTGACCCCGATCTGGCTGCGGCTGCTGGGCGCCAGCGTCGGTAAGAACGTGGAAGCCTCCACCGTGCTGCTGCTGCCGAAGTTCACCAAGGTCGCCGACGGGGCGTTCCTGGCCGACGACACCATGGTCGCCGGATACGAACTGGGCGGCGGCTGGATGCACATCGGCGGCGCCAAGGTGGGAAAGCGGGCATTTCTGGGTAACTCCGGAATGACCGCACCCGGACGGCGGGTGCCCAAGAACGGATTGGTGGCGGTGTTGTCGGCGGCTCCGGAGAAAGCGAAGGCCGGGTCGTCGTGGCTGGGCAGCCCGCCGGTGCGGTTGCGGCGCACCGCCGGTGATTCCGACACCAGCCGCACCTTCGATCCGCCGCTGCGGCTCAAACTCGCCCGCGCCCTGGTCGAGACCTGCCGGTTGATTCCGGTCGTGCTCACCTTCGGTATCGGTCTGGCGGTGCTGTTCGCGCTGGCGTGGCTGGCGTCCGGGCCCGGATATTGGCTGGCCGCTCTGTGTTCGGGTGTGGTGCTGCTGATCGCGGGCGCGGTGGCCGGTGCGCTGGCGGTCGCAGCGAAATGGTTGATCGTCGGGCGTATCGGCGCGATCGAACATCCGCTGTGGAGTTCGTTCGTGTGGCGCAACGAGGTGTGTGACGCGTTCGTGGAAACCGTTGCCGCACCGTGGTTCGCGCGCGCGGCCACCGGCACCGCGGTGATGAACATCTGGCTGCGCGGGCTCGGCGCGCAGATCGGGCGCGGGGTGTGGTGCGAATCGTATTGGCTGCCCGAAGCGGATCTGGTGAGCCTCGGTGACGGCGCGACCGTGGAACGCGGATGTGTCGTGCAGACCCACCTGTTCCATGATCGGATCATGTCGATGGACACCGTCACCCTCGAGCCCGGTGCGACACTGGGCCCGCACTGTGTGGCCCTGCCCGCCGCCCGGGTCGGCGCCGGGGCCACGGTGGGACCGGCGTCGCTGGTGATGCGTGGTGACACGGTGCCGCCTTCCACCCGATGGCAAGGCAATCCGATTGCGCCGTGGCAGGATTCGGGCCACGGCGGGAAGTGA